CATTGATCTTGAAAGTGATTAATTGCATAAGTAGTACATTACCAAATCAGTGGGACTAAAGATGTAGCACCTTGACCAACTAACTACAACCACAACAGGGCTTCAATGTACTGCCAAACTTCAATGTACTGCCAAACTCTAAACGTTCCAAAACGCCAAATATCAACTTTTTCCACACCGAAATCTACAGCAAAGTCCCATATCGCTTTAAAGCTTGTATCCACGAGATTGTAACGTATAACCTTACCAGGTATTTCCAATACCAAGAAGGAATCCTCCTGGAAAATTTCTCTTCTAATAAGTGAAAGCGCAGCAAATACATAACTATTTCCATCAACATAACAAGTCTTGTGTTTAGTCATCTCTGGGAAAACTTTAGAAATTGGAGCAAGATCGATTGAATACTTGATAAACCAGTGTGAGTAATCAGTCTTCATCTCATACACGGTGACTGAAGTTGCAGTAAGACAGCCCCCAATAAAATGCAAATGGCCTTCAGACTCCCCAAAATACGAACTTTTTGAAGTCAACTTGCCATTTATAGGAGGCCCTGGAAATGTTGAGAGGGTACCGGCATCCAAATTAAAGTAGAGACCATAAGACATAAAATTTAAATCACCTAACCAATGAAGACAACTGCGCCAATAAACTCCATAGCTCAAGTACATATGTTTGGGCAGAAAAAAAGAGTGGAGAGACAGGGTCCAAGTCCCGGTTTGAGAGGAGTAAACATGAAAGTCACCAGTATAATCTGATAGAGAAGTGGtaataaaagcaataactttgTAGTGAGGGGAGTTTTTGGGATCAAAAGCTAAGCTTCTATAAAGAACCCTATTGGCAACAGGAGGAGGATATTTAGGAAGAACAGCTAATTGATTGGAAGAAGGGTTATACACATAAGTGGTGATATGATGCGGAAGAGCTAAGAGGCAAGTAGAGCACAATAAAAGGCCATTGCAGGAAGCGAGAATACGAATACGTTGAGGATCAAAAGGGTCATTAGCAAAATCAAGAGTTCTGAAAGGGGAAGGGTTGTGCGGATAATCGAGAGGAAGGAAATAAACATGATTAGGACAAGGTTGACAAAACAAGGCAATAGGTGCACGGAGAGGGAGCAAACTACAGCGGAGACCAACAAACTGAGGAGCAGTGATTAGATAAAGCCATCTTTTAGAAACACACTTGAAACACTTGAGTTTTCGATAAGAAATACGCAATAGAATCAGTGATAATAGATCATCATCGTTTACAACAATTTCTTCTGATGATTTAGATGTGCATCTGCTAAGCAACCACTTATCATCCATGGAACTTGTCCTCTTCTTTTTTTTTGAACTTAAACTCACTACTGacataaataaattaatattaataatttacaATCAAAACCATTTTAAACTCATAATCAAAGTAGTATTAGCTTGCATACCGGATACGATTCATCTTCGGATGCTTCTCATCTTCtgcatcatatatatatatatatattttataatcgGCAGTATAAATTTGGGTTTGGGCTCGAGTGTGAATCAAAGAAAAAATGACATAAATaactgattttttattaaataatatcaaaataGCCGAGATCATAAAGTTGGCCAATAATGATCGATCCAACCTGTCATTGCCAGATGCGTATATGCTAATATTTAATACATTACTACTACTTGCGTATCTAATAACAAATGCTATTTTGTGTATGACGATTCTGTGGATTCTGTGGTGTGTTTCTGTTTGTCAGCTGATACTTGCAAAGAGGTAAGAGTACAGGTGCTAAAAGAAGTGATGTTGGACCCACAACTCACATGGGTGGTTCCTTAGGTTTGTTATAACTAATAGTAATACGCATTAAGTAAATGCATATTTAAGTTTATATACTATGGTGCCAAATGCGTATCTTTTGTTATATATTTTGTAATACCTCACTTGAGATTGCGTAATGCAGGTTACTACACTCCGAAATGCGTATAGCGCAATACTCCGTTTTGATATGCGTAATCTGTCGGCTAAAATTGGCCAACTATTCAGGATCgtttattttggtaatttttgttTAAAAATCGGCTATATTTGTCCATTACCCTGTAATCAAACTTGATCAGTCCGGGGGCCATGCCCGGTTAATTATGAAAGTATTAGTTTAGttaaaatttattttaagtatatatattaaagaaaagttatttataaatatttttataatattgtaaaaataatttattGTATATGTTATATAAAggtcatataaaaaatttattttacaaatgctacttaaaattttataatattgtgaatagtaaaaaaattaaaaatgagtGAGTAATTAGAACGAGAGAGAATGAAAAATGGGGAGGAGAGAATTAGCGGAGATTAATTAGTAAGAAATTAAGGATGAGAATTAATGAAGAGAGAGAAGTAAAGAATATGAAAGAGAAGATTTTAAAGCAATATAAAAAAATGATATTAAATCAGAAATTGACACATAAGTAACACATGAGATCATCATAGCATAATAACTTGACATGACATCAGCTGTACTCTGTTTTATTATATTGTAAATTCTTTAGTTGAATTTCAGGTCAAAATATGAGTaaattatcaaattttaattcaattcaaaaattatacaattttatttttttatttactcacataaagtgaaaaatattttaaaaaatgcctttattttattaaatattttatggTAAAACTAAAAACTATTGTTTATCACTAtcttaaaaaattgaaaatttaaatCGAGTACATAACAATAgtattaataatgattatataatacTAACTTATAACCCGTGCGAAAACGAATTGTTTTTAATATTATgttatttttttaatttgattcAAATTTTTTAAGATATGTAGTTTCTTTATTTAAAActtttaataatattatttgataataattatacaCACGCCTAAAAGGAAAGAATGCCCAAAATACACAATTTTTCGGTTTCTAAGTGTTCAAAATGCATGTATGCACTAAGTTCCGCCCTAAATAACCATTGATTGCGTATTTTTCGCATGCGTATTCAGCCTTTTAAAATTTGTAAAGAACATGCATGTTAAGAATTCATATTCCTTTTTAAATCTAGTAAGAATACAAATCTTAATGATGCGTATTTTATAAAAGTCAAAAAGGACATGCATGTACAACATGCGTGTTCTTTACaattttttaaagaaaattaCCTACACAACATATCTTCAACACCATACCTAAACATAAAAGTTTTCGTAATGACGTGAACAGTTAATATATGAGCCATCACATACCAacatatacataatataaaaGAATTAAACATTTTAAACATGAAAAAGAAATTCATCCAATGTAATATAAAAGATGCACTATTCTTATTACAAAACGGAATAATTTAACATTATTTGAAAAACAAACATTTTTCTAAAAACGATCCACATAAAAAAgtattgttatggattaaaaactagggtatatgattgctgtattcattactaaggaacgtgagcttcgaaactcgatttgactgctcttgtatttcgtgactcaatctgccttaacaagatgccctcgggggctatggcggcgagagcacaccaaggacgtagtgactttcatgttCTCCAAGACCTAAGt
This sequence is a window from Apium graveolens cultivar Ventura chromosome 9, ASM990537v1, whole genome shotgun sequence. Protein-coding genes within it:
- the LOC141686757 gene encoding F-box protein At5g07610-like isoform X2; amino-acid sequence: MDDKWLLSRCTSKSSEEIVVNDDDLLSLILLRISYRKLKCFKCVSKRWLYLITAPQFVGLRCSLLPLRAPIALFCQPCPNHVYFLPLDYPHNPSPFRTLDFANDPFDPQRIRILASCNGLLLCSTCLLALPHHITTYVYNPSSNQLAVLPKYPPPVANRVLYRSLAFDPKNSPHYKVIAFITTSLSDYTGDFHVYSSQTGTWTLSLHSFFLPKHMYLSYGVYWRSCLHWLGDLNFMSYGLYFNLDAGTLSTFPGPPINGKLTSKSSYFGESEGHLHFIGGCLTATSVTVYEMKTDYSHWFIKYSIDLAPISKVFPEMTKHKTCYVDGNSYVFAALSLIRREIFQEDSFLVLEIPGKVIRYNLVDTSFKAIWDFAVDFGVEKVDIWRFGTFRVWQYIEVWQYIEALLWL
- the LOC141686757 gene encoding F-box protein At5g07610-like isoform X1, whose amino-acid sequence is MSVVSLSSKKKKRTSSMDDKWLLSRCTSKSSEEIVVNDDDLLSLILLRISYRKLKCFKCVSKRWLYLITAPQFVGLRCSLLPLRAPIALFCQPCPNHVYFLPLDYPHNPSPFRTLDFANDPFDPQRIRILASCNGLLLCSTCLLALPHHITTYVYNPSSNQLAVLPKYPPPVANRVLYRSLAFDPKNSPHYKVIAFITTSLSDYTGDFHVYSSQTGTWTLSLHSFFLPKHMYLSYGVYWRSCLHWLGDLNFMSYGLYFNLDAGTLSTFPGPPINGKLTSKSSYFGESEGHLHFIGGCLTATSVTVYEMKTDYSHWFIKYSIDLAPISKVFPEMTKHKTCYVDGNSYVFAALSLIRREIFQEDSFLVLEIPGKVIRYNLVDTSFKAIWDFAVDFGVEKVDIWRFGTFRVWQYIEVWQYIEALLWL